The Nitrosococcus watsonii C-113 genome includes the window GAGCGCCCTGATCCTTGCTATTCGAGTCAAGGCCCGCGAGCAGGAAATCTCCACCCATTGATCTCAGCGAACGCAGCGCCATCAAGGGCCTGTGGTCCTTCACCTATGAAGATGCCGACCTTTTTAAGCGTCTGGGACGAACCGACAGTCTGCGTAAATGCCTGGATAATGTCACCCACCCGGACTTTCGTTTCGGGGTCCTCTCTGGGGAGTCCGGCTGTGGCAAAACCTCTTTCCTTCAGGCCGGGCTCTGGCCCGGTCTGGAAAGCCGGGGCTTTCGTTGCCTCTACGTCAAATTAACCGAGCGCGACCCTCTTGCGGTCATTCGGCAGGGGCTGCCGCAACAGACAGAGATTCCTCAAGCCCCGGTGAATGAGCTGGATTTCCCTGCCATTCTCGAGGCGACCGCCGGCGGTGAGCCGGCGTCCTCCGACAATAAGGGGGTCGTGCTGGTGCTTGATCAATTCGAGCAGTTTTTTGTCCACCAGCGCTACAAAGCCGACCGCCAACCGTTTCTGGAGGCTTTGGCCGCTTGGTACCGCCAATCCGGGCATCCCGTCCGGCTCCTAATCAGCATCCGCAAAGATTATGTGGGCTACCTGTATGAACTTCAGGAAGCCATGGGCTATTCGCTCGGCCCGAATGAAAGCTTCTATCTGGAGAAGTTCGAACCCCGGGAAGCCGCCAGCGTGTTGCGGGTGATGGCGGAAACCGAAGCTTTGGGGTTCGATGAAGGGTTTGCGCAAGAGCTCACCGCCCAGGAACTGGCCAGCCCCCGGGATGGATTGGTTTCCCCGGTCGATCTGCAAATTCTGACCTGGATGATCAAGGCCCAAAAAGGGGCCGAGCGAAAAGCCTTCGATCGTTCCACCTACCAAAAGCTCGGCGGGATCGAACACCTGCTGGAGCGCTTCCTGCAACAGGTGCTCCAGGCGCGGGAAACCGAGGCGCGCCGACAGGCGGCGGTCAAGGTGTTGCTGGTCTTGGTGGATCTGGAAAGCAGCACCCGGGCGGGAGTCCTGACGCTGAGCGATCTTCAATGCAAGCTTTCCGGGTTATTGAGGGCTGAAGAGGCCAAGGAAGCCGTGCACTGGTTGTCGCGGGGGGACATCCGGCTGGTCACGGCCAGACACCAGGAAAAGGAATCGGGCTATGAACTGGCCCATGAACGTCTTATTCCCGCCTTGCGCCGACTGGCCGGTAAGACCTTGTCCGAGGCCGACAAAGCCAACCAACTCTTGGACCGGCGGGTCAACGAATGGATGGGGAATCAGCGCGCCGCGCGCTATCTGCTGCGTTGGCGGGAATTGAGGCTCATTCAAAAACAACACCCCTATTTGGTGTGGGGGACCAAGCGAGCGCAAAAGGAAGCCTTGATTGCAAAGAGCCGACAGCGCCGAAACGGGGGGTTGGCAGCGGTCGGGATGGCGGCGGTTATTGCCGTCTCCCTTACGACCATGTATTACAGCGACCGAGGACAGATCTGGTTAATGGAGCGGGACTTGCGCTTCCTGGCGCAAAAAACCAGAGACCCGGCGCTGCTGAAAAAGAGCGCCCTGGCTTTTTTCGCCAGAAATCATGTCCAAAAGGCTTTGGAGGTGGTGGAGCGTATTCGATGCCCGCAGGACAAAGCTCGTGCTTTGCAGGCGTTGGCCGAGGCCGCAGGGCAACTTGAGCAATCCGAGCAGGCGGTGGCGTGGCTAAAGGCTGCGGGAGAAGCCGCCACCGGGATTAAAGATTCCGGGGACAAAGCTCGTGCTTTGCAGGCGTTGGCCGAGGCGGCGCTGAAACTTGAGCGATCCGAGCAGGCGGTGGCGTGGCTGAAGGCTGCGGGAGAAGTCGCCACCGGGATTGAGGATTCCGGGGATAAAGCCAGGACCTTGCAGGCGCTGGCCGAGGCAGCCGCTAAAGCCGAAAGCTGGCGGCTGGCCCGTGAAATAGCGGATATGATTCCGTCAGTTGATGGGCGTATTCAGACGTTCTCCCAAATTCTTATGATTTGGGCGGAAAAAGAAGCTTTGCCTGCTGCCAAGAAAAAAGCAGCTTCTTAAGTAAAGCCTTGATGTTGAGTCCCCGGTTTGACTGAAATTTTCATACTTTCGTGTCTTTAAATGATCGGTCATTGACTCAACCAGCTCCCTACTTCGGTAGGAGACGTTACTCGCGAATTCTGGGGTATGGGTAGGTGTTACCTCAGCCGGTAAAGATAGGCACTTTG containing:
- a CDS encoding ATP-binding protein; this encodes MLFESRPASRKSPPIDLSERSAIKGLWSFTYEDADLFKRLGRTDSLRKCLDNVTHPDFRFGVLSGESGCGKTSFLQAGLWPGLESRGFRCLYVKLTERDPLAVIRQGLPQQTEIPQAPVNELDFPAILEATAGGEPASSDNKGVVLVLDQFEQFFVHQRYKADRQPFLEALAAWYRQSGHPVRLLISIRKDYVGYLYELQEAMGYSLGPNESFYLEKFEPREAASVLRVMAETEALGFDEGFAQELTAQELASPRDGLVSPVDLQILTWMIKAQKGAERKAFDRSTYQKLGGIEHLLERFLQQVLQARETEARRQAAVKVLLVLVDLESSTRAGVLTLSDLQCKLSGLLRAEEAKEAVHWLSRGDIRLVTARHQEKESGYELAHERLIPALRRLAGKTLSEADKANQLLDRRVNEWMGNQRAARYLLRWRELRLIQKQHPYLVWGTKRAQKEALIAKSRQRRNGGLAAVGMAAVIAVSLTTMYYSDRGQIWLMERDLRFLAQKTRDPALLKKSALAFFARNHVQKALEVVERIRCPQDKARALQALAEAAGQLEQSEQAVAWLKAAGEAATGIKDSGDKARALQALAEAALKLERSEQAVAWLKAAGEVATGIEDSGDKARTLQALAEAAAKAESWRLAREIADMIPSVDGRIQTFSQILMIWAEKEALPAAKKKAAS